One window from the genome of Desulfobotulus pelophilus encodes:
- a CDS encoding efflux RND transporter permease subunit, translating to MNKNLRGVIPWFTTNPVAANLLLLLVIVLGLFELTGLRKEAFPSLEPNSLTISVTYDSGSASQSEEGLAIKIEDQLEGVSGIKRVTSMSTRSGSTITIEKRDGYDLDVLLRDVKTKVDAISNFPADAERPVIEKAEREEHALWIQLYGDTDRRTLQYLADSLKTELLSRSEVNRVRIYGWLDPMMSIEIDEGQLQAYGLSLSDVERRVREYSTDIPSPTMRSSMMYFQLKASEQAYTREAFAAIPLVRDSGGAQVLLGDVARVRDTFTDDTAVLSRYNGCNSMALQVITTGGDDISDSVAGAVEVVAGWTGNGKLPGGVNLTTWYDRSNMIEDRLQLLGTNALTGFAMVFVLLALFLNLSVAFWVAAGLPFIFVGAFYFMGDAFAGLSINEITTFGFIMALGIVVDDAVVVGESVYTERSVRGDRVENTIRGTLRVTMPTIFGYLTTVAAFYAISQISGHLGQIYAQFATVVVICLSLSLIESKLILPAHLAHLNTRPYRSRNRVIRAWQRVQSIADRALNGFTIHGYGFVVEKALHYRYAVLILFMAVFMVIITMPLTGAVRMSFFPDMAGDIVRAELTMEKDSSYGQTHAALLLLEQSAIQTDLDLRKGAGSPAGIASLQVISEADQSGSIKVELLSNTSYDISSFTLRWRELAGMPEGAHSLSIQNKPAMVDALRIELRADDDEILVAAGREVRKRLRAIPAVSGMDDNLEPGQPQLHLQLTREGRAMGFTMEMLAEQVLQSFQGQVVQRFQRKNDEMEVRVRYPDSSREHMGDVLQARLRTEDGRIVPLSAVATVRYGYTRDTITRINGKRAVYVSADVDKNILSATELVVQLQEFMPELKRQYPGLDIHFAGEAEQQSETQTSMIRMFLLAMLMIYFLLAIPLKSYVQPLLIMTAIPFGIIGAMLGHWLNDLSLGILSLNGIIALAGVIVNNSLLLVVTFNSAERKRKNIKQSISEACSSRLRAVLLTSLTTCAGLFPLLKETSLQAQFLIPAAVSLAYGIMFGTIVTLVLIPVLLMIHDDVCMRMKRMRYFLRFSRERQSLC from the coding sequence ATGAATAAGAATCTGCGCGGTGTGATCCCCTGGTTCACCACCAACCCTGTGGCAGCGAATCTTCTTCTTCTGCTTGTGATTGTCCTTGGGCTTTTTGAGCTTACCGGCCTGCGGAAAGAAGCTTTTCCCAGTCTGGAACCTAATAGTCTGACCATTTCTGTGACCTATGACAGCGGCTCTGCCAGCCAGTCCGAAGAAGGTCTGGCGATTAAGATAGAGGACCAGCTTGAAGGTGTTTCCGGTATTAAAAGAGTTACCAGTATGTCCACGCGCAGTGGTTCCACCATCACCATTGAAAAACGTGACGGTTATGATCTGGATGTACTGCTCAGGGATGTGAAAACGAAAGTGGATGCCATTTCCAATTTCCCGGCGGATGCGGAAAGACCGGTCATCGAAAAAGCGGAGCGGGAAGAACATGCGCTCTGGATCCAGCTGTATGGAGATACAGACCGGAGAACCCTGCAGTATCTTGCAGACAGCCTGAAAACGGAGCTGCTTTCCCGTAGCGAGGTTAATCGGGTACGAATTTATGGGTGGCTGGATCCCATGATGTCCATAGAAATAGATGAAGGTCAGCTGCAGGCTTACGGTTTGTCTTTATCTGATGTTGAGAGACGTGTTCGTGAGTACTCCACAGACATTCCCAGTCCAACCATGCGCAGCAGCATGATGTATTTTCAGTTGAAAGCCTCGGAACAGGCCTATACCAGGGAGGCCTTTGCCGCCATACCTCTGGTACGTGACAGCGGAGGAGCACAGGTTCTTCTTGGAGATGTGGCACGGGTTCGGGATACCTTTACCGATGATACAGCCGTTCTTTCGCGTTACAACGGTTGTAACAGTATGGCCCTGCAGGTGATTACCACAGGGGGAGATGATATTTCCGATTCCGTGGCCGGTGCAGTTGAGGTGGTGGCAGGCTGGACGGGTAACGGCAAGCTTCCTGGGGGAGTGAATCTGACCACATGGTATGATCGCAGCAATATGATCGAAGACCGTTTGCAGCTTTTGGGAACGAATGCCCTTACTGGTTTTGCCATGGTGTTTGTGCTGCTGGCACTTTTTCTCAATCTTTCTGTGGCTTTTTGGGTAGCAGCAGGGCTTCCCTTTATTTTTGTCGGGGCCTTCTATTTTATGGGAGATGCCTTTGCAGGTCTTTCCATCAATGAAATTACCACCTTTGGTTTTATTATGGCCTTGGGTATCGTTGTGGATGATGCGGTGGTGGTGGGAGAGAGTGTGTATACGGAGCGCTCCGTTCGGGGAGACAGGGTGGAAAATACCATCCGGGGCACCCTTCGGGTAACCATGCCAACAATTTTTGGTTATTTGACAACGGTTGCAGCCTTTTACGCCATTTCTCAGATAAGCGGGCATCTCGGGCAGATATACGCACAGTTCGCAACGGTTGTTGTGATCTGCCTTTCCCTTTCCTTAATTGAATCGAAGCTGATTCTGCCAGCTCATCTGGCCCATTTGAATACCCGCCCTTATCGCAGCAGAAATCGGGTTATACGAGCCTGGCAGCGTGTGCAGTCAATAGCAGACAGGGCTCTGAATGGATTTACCATTCACGGCTATGGTTTTGTGGTCGAAAAGGCACTTCATTACCGCTATGCTGTTCTGATTCTTTTTATGGCTGTTTTTATGGTGATTATCACCATGCCCCTGACGGGTGCTGTGCGGATGAGTTTTTTTCCTGATATGGCCGGTGATATTGTGCGCGCAGAGCTTACCATGGAAAAAGACAGCAGCTACGGCCAGACCCATGCGGCACTTCTGCTCCTTGAACAGAGTGCCATACAGACCGACCTTGATCTGCGTAAGGGGGCAGGCAGCCCCGCAGGTATTGCCAGCCTTCAGGTTATATCGGAGGCGGATCAGTCCGGTTCCATAAAGGTGGAGCTTCTAAGCAATACCTCCTATGATATCAGTTCTTTTACCTTGCGATGGCGTGAGCTGGCAGGCATGCCGGAAGGAGCACACTCCCTGAGTATTCAGAACAAGCCTGCCATGGTGGATGCCCTGCGTATTGAACTGCGGGCTGATGATGATGAAATTCTGGTTGCCGCTGGCAGGGAAGTCAGAAAGAGGCTCCGGGCCATACCTGCTGTCAGTGGAATGGATGATAATCTTGAACCGGGTCAACCCCAGCTTCATCTGCAGTTGACACGGGAGGGTCGTGCCATGGGTTTTACCATGGAGATGCTGGCAGAGCAGGTGCTGCAGTCCTTTCAAGGGCAGGTGGTGCAGCGTTTTCAGAGAAAGAATGATGAGATGGAAGTTCGGGTACGGTATCCGGACTCGTCACGTGAGCATATGGGGGATGTCCTGCAGGCCCGTCTGCGCACGGAAGATGGCCGTATCGTACCCTTGTCTGCCGTTGCCACAGTGCGCTACGGGTACACCCGTGACACAATCACCCGTATCAACGGTAAAAGGGCGGTTTATGTTTCGGCGGATGTGGACAAAAATATTCTGTCGGCAACGGAGTTGGTTGTTCAGCTTCAGGAGTTCATGCCGGAACTGAAGCGGCAGTATCCCGGCCTGGACATCCATTTTGCCGGAGAAGCGGAGCAGCAGTCAGAAACCCAGACTTCCATGATACGGATGTTTCTTCTGGCCATGCTCATGATTTATTTTTTGCTGGCAATTCCCCTGAAATCCTACGTGCAGCCATTGCTGATCATGACAGCCATTCCTTTCGGTATTATCGGTGCGATGCTGGGCCATTGGCTGAATGATCTTTCTCTGGGTATTCTTTCCCTGAATGGTATCATTGCTCTGGCGGGAGTGATTGTGAACAACAGTCTGCTGCTGGTCGTGACCTTTAATTCGGCTGAAAGAAAGAGAAAGAATATAAAACAATCGATCAGTGAGGCCTGCAGCAGTCGGCTGCGTGCGGTACTCCTTACCTCGCTCACCACCTGTGCCGGCCTGTTTCCCCTTTTGAAGGAGACCTCCCTGCAGGCTCAGTTTCTGATTCCTGCGGCGGTTTCTCTGGCCTATGGCATCATGTTCGGTACGATTGTGACTCTGGTTCTGATCCCCGTGCTTCTTATGATTCACGATGATGTCTGTATGCGAATGAAAAGGATGCGGTATTTTCTTCGGTTTTCCCGGGAAAGACAAAGTCTATGCTGA
- a CDS encoding response regulator transcription factor, whose translation MLSVLLVEDDLDLAETLIDYLALESVLCDHAGNGMAGMQLIRNNCYDVILLDINLPRMDGLHVCETVRREGKETPVLMLTARGQLEDKLEGFGAGADDYLVKPFELKELVVRIHALAGRRSGQTRLLRCGDLEMNMMARRVTRAGKEIRLSPTGWKILEALMRSTPETVSRQKLTEAVWGEDPPDSDSLKVHLFHLRKALDAPFEQSMIQTVPGHGFAIREKGSP comes from the coding sequence ATGCTGAGTGTGCTTCTTGTTGAAGATGATCTGGATCTTGCCGAAACCCTGATTGATTACCTTGCCCTTGAATCCGTCCTTTGTGACCATGCCGGTAACGGTATGGCAGGGATGCAGCTCATTCGGAATAACTGTTACGATGTGATTCTGCTGGATATCAACCTGCCTCGTATGGACGGACTTCATGTCTGTGAAACTGTCCGGAGGGAAGGGAAAGAAACCCCTGTACTGATGCTGACGGCACGGGGGCAGCTGGAGGATAAGCTGGAAGGATTTGGTGCGGGTGCGGATGACTATCTGGTCAAGCCCTTTGAACTGAAGGAACTGGTGGTGAGAATCCATGCACTGGCAGGAAGGCGCAGCGGTCAGACCCGGTTGCTGCGATGCGGAGATCTGGAAATGAATATGATGGCAAGAAGGGTTACGCGGGCCGGAAAAGAAATCCGGCTGTCTCCCACAGGGTGGAAGATTCTGGAAGCCCTGATGCGCTCAACACCGGAAACAGTTTCACGGCAGAAGCTGACGGAGGCCGTATGGGGAGAAGACCCGCCGGACAGTGACAGTCTGAAAGTGCATCTTTTCCATCTGCGAAAAGCACTGGATGCACCCTTTGAGCAATCCATGATTCAGACTGTCCCCGGTCATGGTTTTGCAATCAGGGAAAAAGGCAGCCCATGA
- a CDS encoding sensor histidine kinase — MKYQISLKWFVTLSFLTIALILVSGYSLLSMHFFVRGMDNIIAGNMAEVVATYVQITPAENRRQPHRFSGYWIAAEWGGLPENIRHSLTKPEQTGLMVKKRVASRWWEPPDKMHFLMAVDHDGTSYFVVHTATRETVSALVGNKSKKSLHLLAGISMCSLAAIVSIIWVMLRQVERRVGDLGRWARELDEKKLLEAPPDFAYAELNTLAALIRTSLCSVQESLEREYRFLRYSSHELRTPISVIRSNVELLYKRMERGMDTSDSRQRQCLNRIDRASLTMKNLTETLLWLSWEPERELPVKKVDLEMVIRSVLTEILYLLNGKKVDLVIKTEPCRIMLAEIPARIVLANLIRNAFQHTWEGDIRIRQKGAMVWISNCCTPEHGESRDSGFGFGLQLTENLSQRLGWSYTSKVSDGRHSVCLSMDGDRLHRPCRDFPEKKEHAFYP; from the coding sequence ATGAAATATCAGATAAGTCTGAAATGGTTTGTTACCCTTTCCTTTCTCACCATTGCCCTGATTCTTGTGAGCGGGTATTCGCTGCTCAGTATGCATTTTTTTGTGCGCGGAATGGATAACATCATAGCAGGAAATATGGCAGAAGTGGTGGCAACCTATGTTCAGATCACGCCTGCTGAAAACCGTCGGCAGCCGCATCGCTTCAGCGGATACTGGATTGCGGCGGAATGGGGAGGGCTGCCGGAGAATATTCGTCATTCTTTGACCAAACCGGAGCAAACCGGATTGATGGTGAAGAAAAGGGTGGCATCGCGGTGGTGGGAGCCTCCGGATAAAATGCATTTTCTGATGGCTGTGGATCATGACGGAACGTCTTACTTTGTTGTCCATACGGCAACAAGGGAGACCGTTTCCGCCCTTGTTGGAAATAAAAGTAAAAAGAGTCTGCATCTGCTTGCCGGTATCAGTATGTGCAGCCTTGCAGCCATTGTTTCCATTATCTGGGTGATGCTCAGGCAGGTGGAACGGCGGGTGGGGGATCTCGGGCGATGGGCACGGGAGCTGGATGAAAAGAAGCTGCTGGAAGCACCACCGGATTTTGCCTATGCCGAGCTCAATACCCTGGCCGCTTTGATCCGTACAAGCCTTTGTTCCGTGCAGGAAAGCCTGGAAAGAGAGTATCGTTTTCTTCGCTACAGCAGCCATGAGCTCCGTACTCCCATCAGCGTGATTCGGAGTAATGTGGAGCTGCTATACAAGCGCATGGAACGGGGGATGGATACATCAGATTCCCGTCAGAGGCAGTGCCTTAATCGTATTGACCGGGCCAGCCTGACCATGAAGAATCTTACGGAAACCCTGCTCTGGCTCAGCTGGGAGCCGGAACGGGAACTGCCTGTAAAAAAGGTGGATCTTGAAATGGTGATTCGTTCCGTGCTTACGGAAATTCTTTATCTCCTGAATGGTAAAAAGGTAGATCTGGTGATAAAAACAGAGCCCTGCCGTATAATGCTTGCGGAAATTCCGGCCCGTATTGTATTGGCAAATCTTATTCGGAACGCCTTTCAGCATACCTGGGAAGGGGATATTCGGATCCGCCAGAAAGGGGCCATGGTGTGGATAAGCAATTGTTGCACCCCAGAGCATGGAGAAAGCAGAGACAGCGGATTCGGTTTTGGGTTGCAGCTGACAGAAAATTTAAGCCAGCGGCTCGGATGGTCGTACACCAGTAAGGTATCCGATGGCAGGCACTCCGTCTGCCTTTCTATGGATGGAGACAGACTCCACAGACCTTGCAGGGATTTTCCAGAAAAGAAGGAACATGCTTTTTACCCGTGA
- a CDS encoding TIGR02757 family protein — MLFTREILQAIYDRYTHRAFVHPDPLETLYAFDSPLDMEVAGLVAAVLAYGRVEQILKSLEGFFALSGPSPAVWLLDMDRYGLEQAFMNFRHRFAHGPQMTGFLCGVQTVLRQHGSLRAVFALGDRGGDIEEGLQGFVDEILRHAPMDPGHLLPRPSRGSACKRLHLFLRWMVRKDAVDTGLWEDVGAHRLLVPLDVHMHRMALLAEMTDRKSGDIKTAREITRGFARFTPEDPVRYDFALTRAGILEKKEPAAFLAGFIP; from the coding sequence ATGCTTTTTACCCGTGAGATACTGCAAGCTATTTATGATCGTTATACGCACAGAGCCTTTGTGCATCCCGATCCTCTGGAAACACTCTATGCCTTTGACAGCCCGCTGGATATGGAGGTGGCCGGTCTGGTAGCCGCCGTTCTTGCCTATGGCCGGGTGGAGCAGATTCTCAAATCTCTGGAAGGTTTTTTTGCCCTTTCAGGCCCCAGCCCTGCGGTCTGGTTACTGGATATGGACAGGTACGGTCTGGAGCAGGCTTTTATGAATTTCAGGCATCGTTTTGCCCATGGCCCTCAGATGACGGGATTTCTCTGCGGGGTTCAGACGGTATTGCGTCAGCATGGCAGCCTGAGAGCTGTCTTTGCCCTTGGAGACCGGGGAGGGGATATTGAAGAAGGGCTGCAGGGGTTTGTGGATGAAATCCTTCGCCATGCCCCCATGGATCCGGGTCATCTGCTCCCAAGGCCATCAAGGGGGAGTGCCTGCAAAAGGCTTCACCTTTTTCTGCGCTGGATGGTGAGAAAGGATGCTGTTGATACGGGACTCTGGGAAGACGTGGGGGCTCACAGACTGCTTGTGCCTCTGGATGTACATATGCACCGAATGGCCCTGCTTGCAGAAATGACGGACCGGAAATCAGGGGATATAAAAACCGCAAGGGAAATTACCCGGGGCTTTGCCCGTTTTACGCCTGAAGATCCGGTCCGCTATGATTTTGCTCTGACCCGTGCGGGCATCCTGGAGAAGAAGGAGCCTGCCGCATTTCTCGCCGGGTTTATACCATGA
- a CDS encoding C39 family peptidase, which translates to MTSRLPLAILAQPDDESCGPTCLHAIYSYWEKESLSLDEVLGEVLRVETGGTLAVHLGSHALRRGYRSILYTNDLQMFDPTWFPVPVGKHRDVDPVFLTGKLLRQVANRRSQKFRSATEGYTRFLASGGKIRFRDFTPDLIRKYLDRGIPILTGLSATYLYNTMREIPESNQSDDLKGRPCGHFVVLRGYDRIRRKVLIADPYARNPRYNEPYYAVNMRRLIHAVLLGVLTFDANLLVLIPEKESEVLIS; encoded by the coding sequence ATGACGTCCAGACTTCCCTTGGCCATTCTGGCTCAGCCCGATGATGAAAGCTGTGGTCCTACCTGCCTCCATGCCATTTACAGCTACTGGGAAAAGGAGTCTCTTTCTCTGGATGAAGTGCTGGGGGAAGTGCTGCGTGTGGAAACCGGAGGAACCCTTGCCGTACATCTGGGCTCTCATGCCCTGAGACGAGGCTATCGGAGCATTCTTTATACCAATGATCTGCAGATGTTTGATCCAACCTGGTTTCCGGTACCTGTGGGAAAACACAGGGATGTGGACCCGGTTTTTCTGACGGGTAAACTTCTCCGGCAGGTGGCCAATCGGAGAAGCCAGAAATTCCGGAGTGCAACGGAAGGTTATACCCGTTTTCTGGCATCCGGCGGGAAGATCCGTTTCCGGGATTTTACCCCCGATCTGATTCGAAAATATCTGGACAGAGGAATTCCTATTCTGACGGGGCTTTCAGCAACCTATCTGTACAACACCATGCGGGAGATACCGGAGTCCAATCAATCCGATGACCTCAAAGGACGTCCCTGCGGTCACTTTGTTGTGCTCAGAGGGTATGACCGAATTCGCAGAAAAGTTCTGATTGCCGACCCTTACGCCAGAAATCCCCGTTACAATGAACCGTACTATGCTGTGAACATGCGCCGCCTGATCCATGCGGTGCTTCTGGGTGTGCTCACATTTGACGCCAACCTTCTTGTCCTGATTCCGGAAAAAGAATCGGAGGTTTTGATTTCATGA
- a CDS encoding RimK family protein: MNDIIVVDMPARWPVSISGAEVVGSRDYLMDARFLTMKRARVFNLCRSYRYQSTGYYVSLLAAARGHKAFPTIATVQDIKSMPVVRLVTEDLDRMIQKSLGHLHAEDFELSIYFGCNLAKRYDRIAMEIFNLFQCPLLRVHFVKKDEKWQLRTIRMIGVSEIPDDHFPELVRFAEAYLSAPNSRPKRPEKRGYDLAILTDPDEKMPPSSPATLKRFIRAGQRAGLNVSLITRNDYHRIGFFDALFIRETTSVNHHTFRFAQRAEAEGLVVIDDPLSIIKCTNKVYLAELLTHHGIATPETRILSRQSLAEASQTGLWPRILKQPDSAFSQGVVKVEDRDAFLREAERFLDRSDLIISQAFTPTEYDWRIGVLGGQPLFACKYFMARSHWQIVNWAKSGDSRLGDADTLALGAVPDVVLKTAIKAARLVGSGLYGIDLKLIGRKAYVIEINDNPNIDAGVEDAVLKDGLYDRIMMHFYDEIMRRKGGK; encoded by the coding sequence ATGAATGATATTATTGTGGTGGATATGCCCGCGCGTTGGCCTGTCTCCATATCCGGAGCTGAAGTGGTCGGTTCCCGGGATTACCTGATGGATGCCCGTTTTCTCACCATGAAGCGGGCCAGGGTGTTCAACCTCTGCCGTTCATACCGTTACCAGTCCACAGGTTACTATGTCTCCCTGCTGGCAGCAGCAAGGGGGCACAAGGCTTTTCCCACCATTGCCACGGTGCAGGATATTAAATCCATGCCCGTGGTGCGTCTTGTTACGGAAGATCTGGACCGGATGATTCAGAAAAGTCTGGGCCACCTTCATGCGGAAGATTTTGAGCTGAGTATTTATTTCGGCTGCAATCTTGCCAAGCGCTATGACAGAATCGCCATGGAAATTTTCAACCTTTTTCAATGCCCTCTGCTGCGGGTTCATTTTGTGAAAAAGGATGAAAAGTGGCAGCTGCGCACCATACGGATGATTGGTGTCAGTGAGATTCCCGATGACCATTTTCCGGAGCTGGTGCGTTTTGCCGAAGCCTATCTTTCCGCTCCTAATTCCAGGCCGAAGAGGCCGGAGAAAAGGGGCTATGACCTGGCCATCCTCACGGATCCGGACGAAAAGATGCCGCCTTCCAGTCCGGCGACCCTGAAGCGGTTTATCCGGGCGGGGCAGCGGGCGGGTCTGAATGTCAGCCTGATTACACGCAATGATTATCACCGTATCGGTTTTTTTGATGCCTTGTTTATTCGGGAAACTACTTCCGTGAACCATCACACCTTCCGCTTTGCCCAGCGGGCGGAGGCGGAAGGTCTTGTGGTGATTGATGACCCCCTTTCCATTATTAAATGTACGAATAAGGTGTATTTGGCCGAGCTTTTGACCCATCATGGTATTGCCACGCCGGAAACCCGGATTCTTTCCCGGCAGTCCCTTGCAGAGGCGTCCCAAACGGGGCTTTGGCCACGTATTCTGAAACAGCCGGACAGTGCTTTTTCCCAGGGTGTGGTGAAGGTGGAGGACAGGGATGCTTTTCTGAGGGAAGCGGAACGCTTTCTGGATCGTTCAGATCTGATTATTTCTCAAGCGTTTACTCCCACAGAGTATGACTGGCGCATTGGTGTGTTGGGAGGGCAGCCCCTTTTTGCCTGTAAATATTTCATGGCCCGTAGCCATTGGCAGATCGTAAACTGGGCAAAAAGCGGAGACAGCCGCTTGGGAGATGCGGATACGCTGGCCCTGGGAGCTGTGCCTGACGTGGTTCTGAAAACTGCCATTAAAGCGGCAAGACTGGTGGGCAGCGGTCTGTATGGTATTGACCTGAAACTCATCGGTAGAAAAGCCTACGTTATAGAGATTAATGATAATCCCAATATTGATGCGGGTGTTGAGGATGCTGTTTTAAAGGATGGTCTGTATGACCGGATCATGATGCATTTTTATGATGAGATCATGCGCAGAAAGGGCGGTAAATGA
- a CDS encoding carboxylate-amine ligase produces the protein MKALHLFEGYGIEIELMIVDAATLTVRALAETLLREGNGPVSNERSLGRVRISNELAAHVIEFKTPGPAAGFTGLTEDFRSAVDEVNRLLKVHGARLLGTGMHPFMNPFEEAVLWPHGQKEIYNAYHRIFDCRGHGWVNLQSVHLNLPFCGADEFGRLHAAIRCVLPLLPGLCASTPMADGQLTPYCDTRLAVYRKNQQRIPEIAGSIIPEAVFDPRSYEREILLPMYHAIAPMDPDEVLRGEWLNSRGAIARFERNAIEIRLVDTQENVEADVAVMGLVAAVVRGFVEERLAPLNIQKQAGTRMLADCLNQAIVDGESALVSDPGLIALYGLDRPKRAGDIWKAWYDRLLPHCPELLPVASFLEKRLEQGTLSSRIRQSLGEHPSPERVRAVYGKLADCLATGRLFCGF, from the coding sequence ATGAAGGCCTTGCATCTTTTTGAGGGGTACGGGATTGAAATTGAGCTGATGATTGTGGATGCTGCCACACTCACGGTGCGTGCTTTGGCAGAAACCCTGCTCCGGGAGGGAAACGGACCGGTAAGCAATGAGCGTTCCCTTGGTAGAGTGCGGATATCCAATGAGCTGGCTGCCCATGTGATAGAATTCAAAACTCCCGGCCCGGCTGCAGGGTTTACGGGTTTAACGGAAGATTTCAGGTCGGCCGTTGATGAGGTGAATCGCCTTTTGAAAGTCCATGGAGCAAGGCTTCTCGGTACGGGGATGCATCCTTTCATGAACCCTTTTGAAGAGGCTGTCCTCTGGCCCCATGGACAAAAGGAGATTTACAATGCCTACCACCGTATTTTTGATTGCAGGGGACACGGGTGGGTGAATCTGCAGAGTGTGCATCTGAACCTGCCCTTTTGCGGCGCGGATGAGTTTGGTCGTCTTCACGCCGCCATTCGATGCGTGCTGCCCCTGTTGCCCGGACTCTGTGCCAGTACGCCCATGGCCGATGGGCAGCTGACTCCCTATTGCGATACCCGCCTGGCTGTGTACAGAAAAAATCAGCAGAGAATCCCTGAAATAGCGGGCAGTATTATTCCTGAGGCGGTTTTTGACCCCCGGAGCTATGAAAGGGAGATTCTTCTACCCATGTACCATGCCATTGCTCCCATGGATCCTGATGAGGTGCTCCGGGGAGAATGGCTGAATTCCAGAGGTGCCATCGCCCGTTTTGAGCGAAATGCCATTGAAATCCGTCTTGTGGATACCCAGGAGAATGTGGAGGCGGATGTGGCTGTGATGGGTCTGGTCGCCGCAGTGGTACGGGGATTTGTTGAGGAAAGGCTGGCACCTCTGAATATTCAGAAGCAGGCCGGGACCCGGATGCTTGCCGATTGTCTGAATCAGGCCATCGTTGATGGGGAAAGTGCCCTGGTATCCGATCCCGGGCTCATTGCCCTGTATGGTCTGGACCGCCCGAAGAGGGCCGGTGATATCTGGAAAGCCTGGTATGACAGACTGCTGCCTCACTGTCCCGAGTTATTGCCTGTGGCTTCTTTTCTTGAAAAAAGGCTGGAGCAAGGAACGCTTTCCAGTCGTATCCGCCAGTCCCTGGGAGAGCATCCTTCGCCGGAAAGGGTGAGGGCCGTTTATGGCAAGCTTGCGGACTGCCTTGCTACAGGTCGTTTGTTTTGCGGCTTCTGA
- a CDS encoding response regulator transcription factor: protein MRKIRCIVVEDEAHIRVFMRTVLQRAGLDVVGEASNGEEGLFLLEKELPDLVLMDINMPIRTGDDVIEEMKRKSPGIKIIMLTSVADAETIKRCIEAGADDYIRKDTPYQEMVELIQSIVIGMEAGK from the coding sequence ATGCGAAAAATCAGGTGCATTGTGGTTGAAGATGAAGCGCATATTCGTGTTTTTATGCGTACCGTGTTGCAGAGGGCAGGTCTTGATGTGGTCGGAGAGGCCTCCAACGGGGAGGAAGGCCTCTTTCTCCTTGAAAAAGAATTGCCGGATCTGGTTTTGATGGACATCAATATGCCCATAAGGACAGGGGATGATGTCATAGAGGAAATGAAACGAAAATCTCCTGGGATAAAAATTATTATGCTGACTTCCGTGGCCGATGCGGAGACCATCAAACGGTGCATAGAAGCCGGAGCCGATGATTATATCAGAAAAGACACACCATATCAGGAGATGGTGGAACTTATTCAATCCATCGTCATTGGCATGGAGGCTGGAAAATGA